The Rhinoraja longicauda isolate Sanriku21f chromosome 17, sRhiLon1.1, whole genome shotgun sequence genome includes a region encoding these proteins:
- the LOC144601678 gene encoding uncharacterized protein LOC144601678, producing the protein MHARTKQRLVKKTFNSSKSNFVAIEVVERVEIRLKNGTHDCSGRVEVLSNKTWGTVCDDQWQIEDAQIVCRELGCGYAITAIPHAYFGQGSGPIILDDLNCQGTELFIWQCSSRHWGQHNCNHNEDAGVICSGPKARLSLTPDYDVFAKGDSVTFKCSIQRHNGSKRLEFLRNGVDISHVDLNPEDISATFNIEDIGENDQGYYTCRYSYVMGVQWIKSTASDPVPLILSDSPVTRKRNSAGPMNRKRIIGISAGMIIFLIVGLFAVNRYRKSGYIWKRKGNHIHNLQPLITDQEDQDRMEDVDDSSI; encoded by the exons AGCGTGTGGAGATTCGACTGAAGAACGGCACGCACGATTGCTCGGGAAGGGTGGAGGTGCTGAGCAACAAGACGTGGGGCACCGTTTGCGATGACCAGTGGCAGATCGAGGATGCCCAGATTGTTTGCCGGGAGCTTGGCTGTGGCTATGCCATTACTGCTATCCCCCATGCCTACTTTGGCCAGGGCAGCGGTCCAATCATCCTGGATGACCTGAACTGCCAAGGAACGGAGCTGTTTATTTGGCAATGCTCCTCCCGCCATTGGGGGCAACATAATTGTAACCACAATGAAGATGCTGGTGTTATTTGCTCAG GTCCAAAAGCAAGATTGTCGTTGACCCCAGATTATGACGTCTTTGCCAAAGGAGACTCTGTCACTTTTAAATGTTCAATTCAGAGACACAACGGCAGTAAACGTCTGGAGTTCTTGCGAAATGGCGTTGACATCTCACACGTGGACCTCAACCCAGAAGATATCTCAGCAACGTTCAATATTGAGGATATCGGAGAAAATGACCAGGGGTATTACACATGCAGATATTCCTATGTGATGGGTGTCCAATGGATAAAGTCCACTGCCAGTGACCCAGTACCATTGATATTATCAG ATTCACCTGTAACTCGAAAAAGGAATTCTGCAG GGCCCATGAACAGGAAAAGGATCATTGGTATATCCGCTGGAATGATAATCTTCCTCATTGTTGGACTGTTTGCAGTAAACCGTTATCGGAAATCAGGCTACATTTGGAAGAGGAAAG GAAATCATATTCATAATCTACAACCATTAATAACTGATCAAGAAGATCAAGATCGGATGGAAGATGTTGATGATAGTTCAATTTAA